From the Brachyhypopomus gauderio isolate BG-103 chromosome 5, BGAUD_0.2, whole genome shotgun sequence genome, one window contains:
- the lta4h gene encoding leukotriene A-4 hydrolase → MAPVSDPCSFSSFSKCLTKHLNLTYQVDFDSHVLKGKVALTVEVLEDKLSVLTLDTKDLKIFKVAANGQTAKFALGAKHGYKGSPLEITLPFELSRGQHVIVDIEYETSPQASALQWLSPAQTAGKKHPYLFSQCQATHCRTMVPCQDTPSVKHTYYAQVSVPRELVALMSAVQDGQEQDPNDSSRVIYRFRQPVPMPSYLIALVVGALESRVIGPRSRVWSEKEYVDKAAFEFSETEAMLRAAETLAGPYVWGQYDLLVLPPSFPYGGMENPCLTFATPTLLAGDQSLSNVIAHEISHSWTGNLVTNKTWEHFWLNEGHTVYLERMICRALDGEQFRQFKAMGGWKELHESVERFGANNVLTNLVPNLQDVDPDDSFSCVPYEKGFALLYYLEELMGGPEVFMGFVKSYIQLFAYSSVTTEEWKDCLFTYFKDKVDILNKVDWNAWMYTPGMPPVKPQYDTTLADACIALSQKWLKAKDADLAGFSEADIKPLSSHQLIEFLALLLAEDPLPLSHVKRMQEVYHFNSVTNSEIRYRWLRLCVQAHWEGAVPLALEMATKQGRMKFTRPLFRDVFNVAEFRDEAVKTFKEHRATMHPVTAALVARDLKIEESQNTGL, encoded by the exons ATGGCTCCAGTTTCGGACCCTTGCTCGTTCTCTTCGTTCTCCAAGTGCCTTACGAAGCACTTGAACCTGACCTACCAGGTGGACTTCGACAGCCACGTCCTTAAAGGAAAGGTCGCCCTGACAGTCGAAGTACTGGAGGACAAACTCTCGGTTCTG ACCCTTGACACAAAGGACTTGAAGATCTTCAAAGTGGCAGCCAATGGGCAGACTGCCAAGTTTGCTTTGGGAGCCAAGCATGGTTATAAAGGCAGCCCTCTAGAGATCACCCTGCCCTTTGAACTTTCTCG CGGGCAGCACGTGATCGTGGACATCGAGTACGAGACATCGCCACAAGCCTCGGCCCTGCAGTGGCTCTCCCCCGCACAGACTGCTGGAAAGAAACATCCCTACCTCTTCAGTCAGTGCCAG GCCACTCACTGCAGGACAATGGTGCCCTGCCAGGATACTCCATCAGTGAAACACACCTACTATGCCCAG GTGTCTGTCCCCAGAGAGCTGGTGGCTCTTATGAGTGCAGTGCAGGACGGACAGGAACAGGATCCCAACGACAGCAGTCGAGTCATCTACCGCTTCAGACAACCG GTGCCAATGCCTTCCTATCTTATCGCACTTGTTGTGGGTGCTCTGGAGAGCAG GGTGATCGGGCCCAGGTCCAGAGTCTGGTCCGAGAAGGAGTACGTGGACAAGGCGGCGTTTGAGTTCTCTGAG ACGGAGGCCATGCTGAGAGCCGCCGAGACCCTGGCGGGGCCCTATGTGTGGGGCCAGTACGACCTTCTGGTGCTCCCACCCTCTTTCCCCTACGGAGGCATGGAGAACCCCTGCCTGACCTTCGCCACGCCCACTCTGCTG gCTGGGGACCAGTCCCTCTCCAAC GTCATCGCACATGAGATTTCTCACAGCTGGACTGGAAACCTTGTCACCAATAAGACCTGGGAGCACTTCTG GTTAAACGAGGGACACACTGTGTATCTGGAGAGGATGATTTGTAGGGCTCTGGACGGAGAACAGTTCAGACAGTTTAAAGCCATGGGAGGATGGAAGGAGCTTCATGAGTCT GTAGAGCGTTTTGGAGCGAATAATGTCCTCACTAACCTGGTGCCAAACCTTCAAGATGTAGATCCTGATGACAGCTTCTCCTGCGTGCCATATGAGAAGGGCTTTGCCCTGCTCTACTACCTGGAAGAGCTAATGGGAggcccag AAGTGTTCATGGGCTTCGTGAAGTCCTATATCCAGCTGTTTGCCTACAGCAGCGTGACCACAGAAGAATGGAAAGACTGCCTCTTCACCTATTTCAAAGACAAG GTGGACATTTTGAATAAAGTGGACTGGAATGCTTGGATGTACACCCCGGGGATGCCCCCTGTCAAACCACA GTACGACACCACTCTAGCAGATGCCTGCATTGCTCTGTCTCAGAAATGGCTCAAG gctaaGGATGCAGATCTTGCTGGTTTCAGTGAAGCTGATATAAAGCCGCTTTCGTCCCATCAGCTCATCGAGTTCTTGGCTTTATTACTGGCGGAG GAccctctccccctgtcccaTGTCAAGCGGATGCAGGAAGTATACCACTTTAACAGCGTCACTAACTCTGAGATCCGTTACAG ATGGCTGCGTCTGTGTGTCCAAGCCCATTGGGAAGGGGCTGTTCCCCTGGCTCTTGAGATGGCCACCAAACAAGGCAGGATGAAGTTCACACGCCCACTCTTCAG GGACGTATTTAATGTTGCCGAGTTCCGTGACGAGGCTGTTAAGACTTTCAAGGAGCACAGGGCCACAATGCACCCGGTCACTGCCGCCCTGGTGGCCAGGGACCTGAAAATCGAGGAGAGTCAAAACACAGGCCTGTAA